One genomic segment of Mesoterricola silvestris includes these proteins:
- a CDS encoding PQQ-binding-like beta-propeller repeat protein: protein MRPLLLSMGLVASIGCTTISSFKPNLVPSPSLLWQFRTGSDVYSSPALGRDGTIYCGCDDGFLYALTPEGGLLWRFQAGSDIYSSPALAEDGTIYFGTRKGVFWALRPDGTPRWSHPTGGWIWSSPAIGADGTVFVGSKDRGLYAFTPDGRVRWRLETRSWLRSSPALARDGMLYIGSDEEKALLAVNPDGTLKWRFETGGSIPGSPAIGQDGTIHVGSNDGCCYAVRPDGTLKWKVRTGGWVRSSPAIGGDGTVYVGSADHHLYAIAAGGGVRWRFRTGSWIRSSPLIAHDGTVFVGSDDGHIYAIGPDGSLMGRYGATDAIYSSPALDPRGVLYFGTDDNRIHALRVGSVRLADSPWPKFRCGAGNGGRRVP, encoded by the coding sequence ATGAGACCCCTACTCCTTTCCATGGGCCTTGTTGCATCGATCGGATGCACGACGATCTCCAGCTTCAAGCCGAACCTCGTTCCCTCCCCGAGTCTCCTCTGGCAGTTCCGGACGGGATCCGACGTTTATTCCTCGCCGGCCCTGGGCAGGGACGGGACGATCTACTGCGGCTGCGACGACGGCTTCCTCTACGCCCTGACCCCGGAAGGCGGGCTGCTGTGGCGATTCCAAGCGGGAAGCGACATCTATTCCTCGCCGGCCCTGGCGGAGGATGGAACGATCTACTTCGGCACCAGGAAGGGTGTGTTCTGGGCCCTCCGCCCCGACGGCACCCCTCGATGGTCCCATCCCACCGGGGGGTGGATCTGGAGTTCACCCGCCATTGGAGCCGATGGCACCGTGTTCGTCGGGTCGAAGGACCGCGGGCTATACGCCTTCACCCCCGACGGCCGGGTCCGGTGGCGCCTGGAGACCCGGAGTTGGCTCCGGTCCTCACCGGCGCTGGCAAGGGACGGGATGCTCTATATCGGCTCCGACGAGGAAAAGGCCCTCCTGGCGGTGAACCCGGACGGCACCCTGAAGTGGCGCTTCGAAACGGGGGGCTCGATTCCAGGTTCGCCGGCCATCGGCCAGGACGGAACCATCCATGTGGGGTCCAATGATGGGTGCTGTTATGCCGTGAGGCCGGACGGAACCCTGAAGTGGAAGGTCCGGACCGGAGGGTGGGTCCGGTCCTCCCCGGCCATCGGCGGGGATGGCACGGTCTATGTGGGTTCCGCGGACCACCATCTCTACGCCATCGCGGCCGGCGGCGGGGTCAGGTGGCGCTTCCGCACCGGAAGCTGGATCAGGTCCTCTCCCTTGATCGCCCACGACGGAACGGTCTTCGTCGGCTCCGACGATGGCCACATCTACGCCATCGGGCCGGATGGCTCGCTTATGGGGAGATACGGCGCCACGGATGCCATCTATTCGTCGCCTGCCCTGGATCCCCGGGGCGTCCTCTACTTCGGCACCGACGACAATCGCATCCATGCGCTCCGGGTGGGGTCCGTCAGGCTCGCGGATTCCCCGTGGCCCAAATTCCGGTGCGGGGCAGGCAATGGGGGTAGGCGGGTTCCCTGA
- a CDS encoding M29 family metallopeptidase, whose amino-acid sequence MNQGMSTDELIALVRRVFAPGPGERGLAVLVDLPDAQVPDHAEWRERRDLAAAWVEALAGRREELGFPVRLVVYPNVHTNNGDLPARAWIHGGGPVPQVAGDLDPAASVPFPGIYAGHSILIALTTFSATAPLKVAARLHPIRAATMPGFTAAMLPSLRLDYQEVNRRVELLKGLLDRASGADLRFRHPGGEARLHLDLRHRAAHASGGLLPRPGTAGNLPSGEAYIVPYEGELEGAPSRSEGTLPVQFGAEVVCYDIRGNVAVGVAPGGAEAAREAALLAAEPAYGNLAELGLGVLAAFGVKPVGTVLLDEKLGLHIAFGRSEHFGGQVGPDAFSRPEAVVHIDRVYVPETQPDVAVAEVTLEMEDGPAFPLMCEGEYVEGLFRR is encoded by the coding sequence ATGAATCAAGGCATGTCCACGGACGAACTGATCGCGCTGGTGCGCCGGGTGTTCGCGCCCGGTCCCGGGGAGCGGGGGCTGGCGGTGCTGGTGGACCTCCCGGACGCGCAGGTGCCTGACCATGCGGAGTGGCGGGAACGGCGGGACCTGGCGGCGGCGTGGGTGGAGGCCCTGGCGGGGCGCCGGGAGGAGCTGGGGTTCCCGGTGCGCCTGGTGGTGTATCCCAACGTGCACACCAACAACGGCGATCTCCCCGCCCGGGCCTGGATCCACGGCGGCGGCCCCGTGCCCCAGGTTGCCGGGGACCTGGACCCGGCGGCTTCGGTGCCCTTCCCGGGGATCTACGCGGGCCATTCCATCCTCATCGCCCTGACCACCTTCTCGGCCACGGCGCCCCTGAAGGTGGCGGCGCGCCTCCACCCCATCCGGGCCGCCACGATGCCGGGCTTCACCGCGGCCATGCTTCCCAGCCTGCGCCTGGACTACCAGGAGGTGAACCGCCGGGTGGAGCTCCTGAAGGGGCTGCTGGACCGGGCCTCGGGGGCCGATCTGCGCTTCCGCCATCCGGGCGGCGAGGCCCGGCTCCACCTGGACCTGCGCCACCGCGCCGCCCACGCCAGCGGCGGGCTCCTGCCCCGGCCGGGCACCGCCGGCAACCTGCCCTCGGGCGAGGCCTACATCGTGCCCTACGAAGGGGAGCTGGAGGGCGCGCCCAGCCGGAGCGAAGGCACGCTGCCCGTGCAGTTCGGCGCCGAAGTGGTGTGCTACGACATCCGGGGCAACGTGGCGGTGGGCGTGGCGCCCGGGGGCGCCGAGGCCGCGCGGGAGGCGGCGCTGCTGGCCGCGGAGCCGGCCTACGGGAACCTGGCCGAACTGGGCCTGGGCGTGCTGGCCGCCTTCGGGGTCAAGCCCGTGGGCACGGTGCTGCTGGACGAAAAGCTGGGCCTGCACATCGCCTTCGGGCGCAGCGAGCATTTCGGGGGCCAGGTGGGTCCGGACGCCTTCAGCCGGCCCGAGGCCGTGGTGCACATCGACCGCGTCTACGTCCCCGAGACCCAGCCCGACGTTGCGGTGGCGGAGGTGACCCTGGAGATGGAGGACGGACCGGCTTTCCCTCTGATGTGCGAAGGGGAATACGTCGAAGGGCTTTTCCGGAGATAA
- a CDS encoding DUF4238 domain-containing protein gives MIINHPVISTNYGTSIHPNKVTPEVRKHLAKRQHYVPQCLLRRFAIPNTDGEPKIHFYDKKLGVEGISTIHDVASKKGYYNFIEDGEIYTLEIGFGKIEAAIDRIIETVIRKRSIGHLTPKDRVVIADYLIKQLLRTPRARADAKAMLFAMEKGLESKGVELREAFSDYEPLTDDRVNKLAIDQLRGGRLSPELLLDKAWMLLETTNSDPFITSDHPVVRINNRAIKERWQRGSRGLRSPYVEISFPLSPTLCLSLVSKEHVAEIWIGYQEILRLERRAPAQAFFLWEAKILAETLMDGMTSGNAHSIGPDAVMNINSAQCHDCFRQVFSAASSFSLPKQMRMDGCFQEDSNGQWVWQ, from the coding sequence ATGATTATAAATCATCCGGTCATCAGCACTAACTACGGGACCTCCATTCACCCCAACAAAGTGACTCCTGAAGTAAGGAAACATTTAGCTAAACGACAGCACTATGTTCCCCAATGCTTGCTTCGTCGATTCGCTATTCCAAACACTGATGGTGAACCAAAAATCCATTTCTATGATAAAAAGTTAGGTGTTGAAGGAATTTCTACGATTCATGATGTCGCATCAAAGAAAGGTTATTATAACTTTATCGAGGACGGAGAAATCTATACTCTAGAGATCGGTTTTGGAAAGATTGAGGCTGCAATCGATAGAATTATTGAAACGGTAATCAGGAAGCGTTCTATTGGGCATCTAACACCGAAGGACCGAGTTGTTATAGCTGATTACCTGATCAAACAATTGCTCCGGACCCCACGGGCCCGTGCAGATGCAAAGGCCATGTTGTTTGCCATGGAAAAGGGTCTTGAGAGCAAGGGGGTGGAACTTCGTGAAGCCTTTTCCGACTATGAACCCCTCACCGATGATCGGGTCAATAAACTAGCCATTGATCAGCTTCGAGGAGGGCGACTTTCACCAGAATTGCTTTTGGATAAAGCCTGGATGCTTCTTGAGACTACTAATTCCGACCCATTCATTACTTCCGACCACCCAGTCGTTCGGATAAACAACAGGGCCATTAAAGAAAGGTGGCAACGAGGGTCAAGGGGACTGCGGTCCCCTTACGTAGAGATCTCCTTTCCCCTTTCCCCGACGCTTTGCCTGTCGCTGGTGAGCAAGGAGCATGTCGCAGAGATCTGGATCGGATATCAGGAAATTTTGAGGCTGGAACGGAGAGCCCCAGCCCAAGCCTTCTTCCTCTGGGAGGCGAAAATCCTTGCCGAGACGCTGATGGATGGGATGACGAGCGGTAATGCACATTCCATAGGGCCCGACGCTGTTATGAACATTAATTCCGCCCAATGCCATGACTGCTTTCGGCAGGTTTTCTCGGCAGCGTCAAGTTTCTCCTTGCCAAAACAAATGCGAATGGACGGTTGTTTCCAGGAGGATTCTAACGGGCAATGGGTGTGGCAGTAA
- a CDS encoding helix-turn-helix domain-containing protein, whose protein sequence is MVRKGGKGTPARLRFARSLREIRLEKGLSQEALAEMANLHRTYIGSVERGERNISIDNMEVLAIALGRDLREML, encoded by the coding sequence GTGGTTAGAAAAGGTGGAAAAGGCACGCCTGCGAGGCTTCGGTTTGCGAGGAGCTTAAGAGAGATCCGCCTGGAAAAAGGCCTTTCCCAGGAAGCTTTGGCAGAAATGGCCAACCTCCACCGGACGTATATTGGGTCAGTGGAGAGAGGAGAGCGAAATATTTCAATTGATAATATGGAGGTACTTGCCATCGCCCTGGGGCGGGATTTAAGGGAAATGCTCTAG